CTGCCTGCCCCACATGACATAAATGCATTCTATAATTTTTGCTAGCACTTTTACATATGAGTTGTTAATTTATCTTCGTTAAtgcattttatttatttatgaaatgttttttccttttctacaaTTAATATTAATATAGACCACAAGTGGAAATTATGCTCAAATATTATTTTTCATGCAATTAGTTCCAGTCTTAACCTTGAATAAGTTTATGTGAAGAAACAAACTCAAGTTCTGAAGTCGTCCTTGTTCGTCTGAAAAATTCTTAGTGTGCGGAAAACTAGCCATGTTTGAGTGCTTATTAAAACTTATTTTGCCTAAACACTTCACTCCTTCCCAAGATAAATTTTGTGACCCAACATATGTACTCTGGTATAGTTCTGTTGTGAACCTGTGATAAGTTAGTTTAAACATTCAAAAGCGCAGTCAAAATCTGGAAAAACTCATGTCAGCCTTAACCTGAAAATCGTCCAAGTCTGAAAACAGCCTGAACCCACCCTTTGGCTACTAGTTTTTCTCCAAACTTTGCTCATAAACTCTCCATAATTCCTGTCTAGAAATTACATTCTTATCGGACATGCTCTATCGGACGAATACTAGACAcccagggtggacggtatttgaagcCCCGTCCACCCGGACGGTATATCAAACGCCGTCCGCCACCTAggaacgccgtcgccgccgcacgccgcggctcGCCCGAGCGCCGGCGAGTCCCACCGGCCGCCGTATTCGATCCCATGTTCTTGCTCCTGGAGACCCTTGCACTGGCGTCGTCGTGCGTGCAGATGGATGCTCGTGGCCGGCGGCCGTGCATGTGGGCGGCTGTCCCTGCTCTGCCGGCGACGGCTGCGGCGTGCCGGCGTGCAATGGCAGTTCTTCTCCTCTCCCCTCCTGCATGTTGCAACCGGGTGTTCAGATTCTGTTTGAAGCTTCATCCATCATACTTCATGCTGTGACTAGGAAGATTCATCAGGACTGAATCGACGAACATCTGGGCATGACGACGATCCCCACCTAGTCGGCTTGCTCAGCCTGCCACTGCTCCAGGGGATGGAGGAAACAGATGATCATGTGGAAATAAAGATCATTATGTGTGATCCTGAAGATAATCCTAGTAGCTAACTTGTGAGATGGTGCCTTTGTTTCAAATCGTCTAATCGAATCTAGTCGCCATGGCACCGATAAAATCCTGATCGGACGATTATTGAATCGTCTAATTGAATCTAATCGAATCGGGGGTTTACCTAGTCGCCTCGGTACCGACTAGAACGACTGACTAGGACGACTAATCGTGATTAGTAGGACGACTTGATAACCTTTCTCTGGATAGCTCCTGCTGATGCGGTACAATTATTAATGGTAGCTGTCATGATCGATTATTAAGCATGCTAATACCGGAGATATACTGATAGGGCAACTGTGCATAGCAGTCAATCGATGATTAAGCGAGAGCGTCCAGAAGGAAGAAGGCTGGTGGGCAAATGTTGGTGGCAAGTAGCAACAAAATGGGAGGCGATCCAGCGAATCTGCGAGCTGACGTGAAACAGCGAAGAAGGGTCTACAAACCTATGGTTTCCAAGCATGTGTTCCGAATCCGCACACAGTTCTTCAACACGAAAACAATTAACTTTGGTGGATTATATTAAATTACTACCTGGCCGCCGCCATGTACAGAAAACTGGACTGGTCAGCATCCATTGTCAGTTAGTCGCGCCACACATTACCCCGTGCACATTGTTTAGCTAGCACAGTCAGCCATCCAAGAACTTTGTAACCCTCATGTTAATCGATCTTTACTGTGCCACCTAATGCAACTAGAAGCTTTGCATCGTCAGATTCTCTGACGATTCCAAGATCAGCTGTCCCACATAGTTCTGACTTCTTTTTTGTCTCTAAAAATAAACAGCTAATTTTATTAGAAAAAGGGACACGGATATTATTATAATCAGCGATAATTGGTGGCTCagaattttattttttctcaaattttttccTTGATTCAGTAACCCGTTATTAATCCTAAACACAATAGTATGTTACAGCTAAACTATCCGAAAAGATCAACTTTTATGCTATTTATTATAtgaactagcctatcaacccgtgctaccACACAGGGTAATTGAAATTAATATATTATAGGCTTATAGATAATAATtaaaattatctatctcatgccctctttcatctattaaatattctaacacatactataaaataaatatttatcattatctaattGCAATagagatttcattttgcattacACCTCCATATGTGTTCGATATATATCTAATTGAACAAATTGTTTGTGAATCGGTATTCTTATcccttccatcatacatgaatacatggtgacacatatcgtgGTATATTTATATGAATAAAAACTTAAATAATATGGTAATAATGATATAAATAGTAatttattagaattttattttggtgcactttaatattttgttataattacataatttaaattcagatttagaggttactttaatttttaataatcacataattggataatttatatgcaaattatgGTGTTAtgtgcattatttttataatagcataggtgggtaatttacatgaagattagggtttactataaattttttttaaaaggtaggtaatttagatacatatttaggggttactttagccTATTTAATGGTAAATGTGGGTAATTTtttaggaaagataacagatctaataactattatgattagagttgccggATTGATGTCCAgatatttctgatttttgtgagaatttttaaaatttctctattttttggaGTGTCCACCTAAGATTataggtggcttcacgtggagACTTCAAAAGGAGCGCCCAATTAGCAATAGTAATATTGACAATGGCAAGCGCTAAATAAGATCATCTCACAACTACTGGAGACATCCAAATTCGTGTGGGAGTGATATTTTGAGCTACACTGAAATCTTGTACGAAGTACAACCGATAATATTTGGATGATGTTATAAATTGTAccctataaatatttttttgcaatATTAATGTGCACACGGCATGCATATTATAAGCAAGGATGGTATATACTCAGTTTTAGTTTTAAATAATAACCTATGCAAACTTTATTAATGTACGTGGCCCGCTAAGGAAGCTAAGGAAGCAAGTATGTAAGAAAGTAACAAAAAGAATACATTCATCACAAACGTGGAATTTATATGAGTCTGTAATTCATGATTAGAGACACACGACAACTAAATGCGCCTCTGATGTGTTGGTCACCCACGACTGTACATGTGACGCGTCATATTCTCGAAAATTTTGGGGTTTtgatattgtagcactttcgttgttatttggcaattaatatctaattatagactaattaagcttaaaagatTAATCTCGTACTAATCAATTAGACTGTgtcattaattatttttttcaactatatttagtactacatgcatatgtccaaaaattcgaCGTGACgaatactgtagaaattttttttagaactaaaccACCTCTCCATTTACCTCAGCCGGACCCAAAGTTTCGGCCATCTATAGAGATGATAACGGATAGGGCGGCAACGCGAGCTGAACTCTGAAAAAGGGTTGAGAAAGCTATGGTTTCCAAGCATGTGTTCTGACATCCTGCGGAAAAAGGGTTGAGAAAGCTATGGTTTCCAAGCATGTGTTCTGACATCCTGCGGCTTGACATACTGGCCAGCGGTCGTCATTTCCAAGCATGTGTTCTTCAACCTGAAAACAATCTCGAGCATCTATAAATAAGACCGTAATGACCTTCAGAAAGGCATCCACTTCTCGGGCAGAACAACAAAAAGTGGTCGGTGGTCAGCCATGGCAAGCCGCAGCTCCCAAGAAGTTCCTGCCGCCGCGAGGAAGTAGGAACCAaattattttcttcttcttcttgcccttTTGCTTTTATATGCGAGTGGCTGTAGATACATGCATTGATGATTCGTcgtgctcgtcgtcgtcgtcgttgcagGCTGGACGGCAAGGTGGTGGTGATcaccggcggcgcgagcggcatCGGCGCGTGCACGGCGCGGCTGTTCGTGAAGCACGGCGCCCGCGTCGTGGTGGCCGACATCCAGGACGAGCTCGGCGCAAGCCTCTGCGCCGAGCTCGGCCCGGAGAACTCCAGCTTCGTGCACTGCGACGTGTCCGACGAGGCcgacgtcgccggcgccgtggaccACGCCGTGGCGAGGTTCGGCGGGCTGGACGTCATGTTCAACAACGCCGGCGTGGTCGGCCCGCTGGGCGTCGGCATCCGCGACGCCACCAGGGAGGAGCTGGAGCGCATGCTGGCCGTGAACGTGGTGGGCCCGTTCCTGGGCACGAAGCACGCGGCGCGGGTGATGGTGCCCGCCCGCCGGGGCAGCATCATCTCCACGTCGAGCATGGcgtcggcggtggccggcgcgggGCCGCACGCGTACACGGCGTCGAAGCACGCCGTGGTGGGGCTCATGcggaacgcggcggcggagctggggCGGCACGGGATCCGCGTCAACTGCGTCGCCCCCGCGGGGGTCATCACGCCGATGGCAACGGCCGCGGGGATGGGCGGCATGGATGTCAAGACGCTCGAGGCGTTATTGGAGGGCGCGGCGAACCTCAAGGGCGTGGGGCTCAAGGCGGACgacatcgccgccgcggcgctcttCCTCGCAAGCGACGACGCCCGGTACGTGAGCGGGCAGAACctgctcgtcgacggcggcTCCTCCGTCGTCAACCCGTCACTTGGTTTCTTCAGGGACTGAGATGCATGGAGACCCAAGATCGATAGATAATTGCAATCACGTTTCTTCTCGAATAAAATGGGATGCATGTATGGTGTTGTTGTTTTCCACATGTTTGTACGGAGACATTTTAAGTATTACAAGACACtctatgtactccctccgtttcaaaatgtaggtcgtttaaacttttctaaattcatatattttgctatgtatctagacatatatgttatatctagatgcttagcaaacactatgaacctaaaaaaaccaaaacaacctacattttgaaacagagggagtatcatCTAAAGAATTGGTCCAATTTATCAAAATATTATTGGACCGATTCTTCTACATCTGCACTATAAaatttgaaatatttgaaacaaATTTCTAATCAAGATTAGATCCACCATACCATACCTATTTGGTCCCACTTGTTATCTCTGGAAATTTTGCGAAAAGGGTATAGATTCATATTTTTGTAGAAGAAAAATAATTCTGCCGAAATCATAACTATTTTTTACTTGCCTACCCACCCTAGCGGGCTGgcccttttttccttttcaaaaaAGTATCACCGTAACTTACCATAACCTCTGTCACTACCATCATTTCCGATTATAACTCCACGCGATTGTTTTCACATACCGTATTTGATCAAAGGTTTGATCTCCTCACCATTGGTGATCAAtgatcttcctcttcctcttctgtcGTTCATCCCCGAATCCTCCCTTCCTGCTGTGATTCGGCGGTTATCCTCGGCAGGGTTGTTACAATAGGTATAAGAGCCTCCACCCCTACCCCCATTTTTTTCCCGTTCCTCACCAGGAGCGCATCCCGCTCCGATTTGCTCCGCCGAGTCATTCCCGACCCCGGCGTCCCCGTCCCGTGGCCGACGGCTCATCGGCGACGGCCACCGCATAGCGACGATTAGCCGTTCCGGCGTCGTTGCCCACTCAATCTCCTAGCGCCACTTAGGATAGCTGAGGAACTTGAACCTGAGCCTGGTGTCGAGAGCTGGCGCCACGAAAACCCACCAGATTCGAGACGACGATGATGACCACCATGGATGAACTCGCGAAGAAGTTCGAGGGATTCGAGTTTATGATGCAGCAGACGCTGGACAAGGTCAGTGGCATCGATGCTGGCGCTCGTCTGCAGAGGAGTCGTAGGGAACATTGCTCACCATGTCGCAGGAGACGGCATCGCGGTTGCAGCGCTTGGAGACTGCGCCGCCGTAGCCACCGAtccgtcctccgccaccgtcgaGTTGGGTCCACCCCTTCGACCCCAACCTGGCTCTGCCTCAGCCGTCACGCCCATCTGCGACGAGCTCGGAGCGGCCCAACGGGCACCGCATGGACTTCAGCAACTGGGATGTTGGTGGGGGGATACTTGGATCTCGTCCGCCACGCCCGTTCACGGGTATGATCCCTGACTCCAATCTTGCTCCTGATAGTTCGCGAGATTTCGTTCGGGATTCCTCCACCAGACCACCTCACCTCCCTAAACTGCTTTTCCCATCATTTGATGGTGATAACCCTCGCTTGTGGCGTGACCGGTGTGAAATGTATTTTGAGGTCTTCTCGGTGAATTCAAGCTTGAAGATGAGGTTCGCGGCGCTGAACTTCAAAGGAGTTGCTGCGACTAGGCTTCATACGCtggagcggcgtggccgcgttCTTGATTGGGATTTATTCTGCACGGCGGTTTTCGAGAGGTTTGACAGAGACCAGTATCAGATCCGGTTGAGGCAATTGGATTCTTGTTGGTATTTtataacgtcacgaataaaatccgcaagcgcacggataccgctgtagctttcacccaagagtattccaggatatcgtatccactagggaacgtgagtacactacctacgggttcaggctgtccaaggacacacacactagtgtaggaggataggaaaaagaggactttctaagatctagaatctatgtttagaagaaaaaatcacgtcgccgttatacttcgagctaaaggtatcgaccggcttatacaagccgatagttccaatatgtgcttctatccaatatccgaacatggaggattactaaaaggctcgaacagggctgtcaccacctgccggctacctctacaaaccgtgggactatcagacaactgaatggtatagtccagcctagacaccacgtctacgcctttctcTACTAACTCTAGtggcgtacagggttatccttttctatccggagcccactctagagtcaaatgctactcgctagcatacacatcaactaatataaggcagagatgataacttgcgatctaaactctaattctaaataagcaaagaaagtctcgaacacttacaaccgaataagcatctgtcgaggtacaagcggagaagagcgccgacaagcccggcacatcccccgactatctccctcactctcgtagaggtacaatttggagaagagcgccattgccggcacccctcctgagtacctctactcctaaactctctaagactactctcactcaagtgagaactcatgagaagagatggtgtggtgtgtggtgtgtgttgtgtgGTGTGTGAGTGTGACTATTCTCACCctctccccttgtatttataggagggagccaccccgggAATGCAGCCAATCCTCCTCAAATCGCCTTCTAGAGCCAATAGGGAAGTGACACGTGGAAGCTGGAGGCGAGAGGGCCCAATGCCAGGTCGGTCGAcctcttggtcggccgacctctggccaccgcctttcacCCCCAATTTTGGACACGTGACTCATGAGTGGGCCCTTAGGTCggttcttggtgacttggcgcgaAACTATGTCGGTTGCATGCCCTGGTGGGTCCATGGATCTTCTTGCTCGCGTCTGATTGGTCGAGGTGGAATTGCTTTGGATCGATGATGTGTCACGCGTGTGGGCTGAGTTtcctctcatgtgcagctgccaagtgggtccctttggcctttgggcttgcttgtgcttggcccaggaatttatgccttggataatatgctcgttacctgcagttttggcccaaattcacctgcacacattctcagaccagcatctgtggaattcgtcaaataatcatcctatgctaacatttattccttctgctgctcgacttttgcacgatagttgacggtcaaaataggTCGTTAGTGACAGTCAACAATTCTCTGAAGCAGACGGGTATTGTCAGCGAATTTCTAGAGCAGTTTGAGCATTTGTCCCACGGTATTCTTCTCTACAACCCATCATACGATGACACATACTTCGTCACACAATTTCTGGGTGGTCTCTGTAAGGAAGTTCGTTCTGCAATTGCTCTCCACTGCCCAAAGAATGTCCAAGAAGCCAGTTCTTTGGCCCTTCTTCAAGAAGCAGAGTTAGAGACTCGCAGCAGAAGGCATGTCAAAGAGTTTGGCCAGCCGAACTTCAAGTCTTCAGCAGTTCTTGAGTGGGctatgtggcagaaccgccaaaaTTAATCCGGCTAAAGTGCACTAAACCTAACTATTATAGAAGAAACAACTaatacgcacttcaaacggagtaatatGACAGTCTGTCGGATAAAATCCCGATAACACCACTGAATATCGGATCgtaacaacatacctcactcgaaggtgagcccagagattacaataaccaACTTTaatagtaaatgttattataaactgagtttgagaattcaaatagagtacctcagaaatttgaagtagataagttcttcagagtttataaacagcggaaagaaaaacgataactagcgacgatatatgacatcatgatgaagcccgtatatgacgtcaatctcaccaagtattcacctgaaaataaggttaaaagcaagactgagtatactaatactcaacaagactgacccgtctaagggtataaCATAGCCCTTTAGCTAGACATGTAAggtttgtgaaggctctggagtttcttttgctgaaaagcaataaagagtagatccttaatgtcaaattttagctttcagaattctagttggattaaccattctaggtttgcatctatctatacaaacatggtagagaaattatttgcatacaacaagattgagtatcatctttgtttaacttcttactctatgtggcaaagagattaagcaggctcaatatccgtgagcggcagaacagttcgaaccgaatttcaatccttgcaaggtaaacctaacacacacgctttgAGAACtgacgagtcactcccaagcaaccttttacctttcattccggttcatggatcagtgccactTTCCCCAGCTATAGGGCTCtagacctcgtccctcatagtcgtgGCATAGCGCTACAAGTTCCATCTTATACATTTTATTCATCCTATCTCTaaaagagagtgggaggtatgtccacttgctggGCCGATTGGTTAATAGGCTTGCTGCGTatcatatttacggcatgtggctagtactttcaaacgcttaaccaatactaccacacactgcggccttagcaaaattttatcaacacagacggatttccaCCATGAAACTAGTTGAAACTAGTAACCCAAtccgtccatgatccttatagtgattgtagaaagtaaacaatcaactcctatgaagctcgcgagtgacaggcaatcactcgacttttaccggtcctattagcatagtaGCTAGTCGAACTCTGTTTCTAGTGTTCCatcaataggtacctaggaatatgcatctaaggttttcaatcaactccaataacttaaatgcacaagtaaacaATAAGtggcataatttgaaataataggattatgcaccggagcTTGCCTTTAGAAGGGTCTATAGAGTTAGTAGATTTTAGTTCTTCTGAATCGgagttcgggacttcagttaattccacGATGTTGGTTGGACTTCATGCAGTTCATTCTTGGATTCCGGGTTCACGTTCAGGTCTTCGTTATCTTCCATAATGTTTACTTGGACTTTAGAAATATCCTcgtctggttcctggatgagttcgtatattccgtcgactagcgatattatttctatatgcaatgtaatactcgaaattagtgaagtgcttaagtatagctttccttcactaaaaagttgttatccaataaagtaaacatttaagaccAAGCTTAAAGTGTTACTTTACTGGGTAaacgtttatagagtaaaagtaaacataaggaactccataaaataacaaaattagcgACATTAAGAAACATGGTTTGAaattaaaagaaagaaagggtAAATCTATTCAGGAACATGGggcgggttgaattcaaatttagaatttgaattcaaaagaatttCAACAACTAGGGTTCAAACATCAAACATCAATTCAAGGTCCAAAAGAAAAGATCATGTATATAAATTAAGTTTAAACATGGAGCTTATTCTAACAAAAACAGGAACAACACTAACATGCATGACTTAACCCTAGAATTTaagaataaataaaaaactcAAGCTAGACAGTAAAAAAATATTCCCAAAAATTACCATCAACTACTTATGATCAGTAGAGCTCATAGTAAAATATATGAACCTAAGAAATTAACAAGAACATGGTTTAATAAACAAAACAGGTGTATATGCTAGAAATAAACaaagcacatgaaataacaagcaaaaGTCAAGTATTTGgaccacaaattttacacagGACTATACATAGCACATAGATTACATGGTTCAAAAATCAAGCATTTAAAGGCTAtggttaaaaagatataaataaatcaCTCATTTGCTAACAATTAAACTAGAGCACATAATACAAGGTTTCATACAAACTTTGGTAAATAAAGTTGTAGAGTTAGTTaagaggaacacaacaaaattaatttgccatttttttgatttttctatatttttctaggatttttcaaaatttacaaGCAAAACATAAAAAGGGGCTGGactttttgcagaaaggacccttGAAGATTTTAAAACCTTGCAATCAGGTCCCTATGGCCATGGCCGGCGTGGGGAGCTCGGCTCCGGCCAAATTCCGGCGTGGGAGGGCCATGAGAGCAAGAGGAGGCTTGGGGGAAACAGTGAGGGGAGTCGTGCGCACCTTTTGGTGGCTTGGGTAGGGTGCGGGATGACCTATGGTGGCGGCGCCACGGGGACAGGCGGGTCGCGGCGGCACTCTGCCATGGCGGTGGCATTCCGGCAAGGGGTACATGGGGCAGCTGGGGTGAAAAGTTTCACTGGAAGGAGGTGAAGCTAGTGAGTTGCTCAATTTGGGTAGGGATGGGGTGATGGGCGTGTTCCCGCGGCGAGCTCAGAGCTCAGCTTCAATGGCGGTAGTGGATATCGGGGTCCGGGCCGATTAGGGCGTATTTATAGGCCGGGCTAGGAGAGGATGAGTGAGCAGAAGGGTAGATAGGCTTCGCCGAGGCTGGGGGCACGATCCTGCGGTGGTGCTCGTGCTCCAGTGGGTAGTCCGGCGAGCtggcgcggtgcggcggcgtggcACATGCTCGAAGGGCCAGCAGGGGCAGCTGTGGTGGCAGCAGGAGCTTTAGGGCGACGCGTGGAGTTGGTTGGACGGAGATCCGAGGAGACGCGGCGAGTCCTGGGGCGGAaaaccacggcggcggccaaacggcggcgacggcggcgtcctCAGTTCAACAAAAAGAGAagcagagaggaggaagaaggaagggagTTTTTGCGATTTTCCAAAATTTCAGGGGTCaaactgaaaagtaaaattcctcgttgatctagggctcaaatgaaaaagtgttcaacatgaaagttgtgtaactttttaagatctacaactttcctgttgtgcaaattttcactagatcaaatgattttgaaatattttcaaatccgTCAAAACTTTCATTTACAAATAAACATaacttaagttttaaaattgcaagggtagcCCTAAGCATAAATATatctttttatgagggtaaaagtgaaaaacaaaaatatggattttaacccctcataaattttgaaattttgtcttttgcaaaattattttgtaaaaaggactttgcattttttccaaaataacaaaaatacccttgctctaaaaatcatggtttaaatttttaaatcaacacaaaaattttatttatatattttttaaccCCTAAAACCTGGATTGTCACAGGCTAGGAGCCTGAACCCAGACAAAGGACCTGTAGGCAAACACAAGCCGGATGGCCCTGAGCTTGATGATAAGCTCAAAACACTAATTGCCTTCAGAAGGAAGAATGGGCTATGTTTCAAGTGTGGGGAGAAGTGGGGACATGGCCACAAATGCCCACCACAAGTCTCCCTTCATGTCATCGAAGAGCTTCTCGATGCAATTGACATGCAGGGTGATTCCATGTCAGACTCTGATGAAGATGAGGCAGAGCCTGATTGTGTGCTGGCTGTGAGCTTAGAGACCAGTGTTGTAGCTCCAAAAAGAAGAACTATGAAGCTTCATGGAATGGTGGGCGATAAGGAAGTATTGATTTTAGTGGACAGTGGCAGTGTAGCCACCTTTGTCAGTGATCAGTTGGTAAAGTAGCTTCAGTTGTAGACCACACTTTGAGATACTGCTCAGTACATCACTGCTGATGGTACCCCAATGATGTGCAGCACAGTTGTAAAAAGTCTACAGTGGACTTCTCAAGGGCACACATTTTCAGTTGATGCTGGTGTTCTTCCTCTCAAGTGTTATGATATGATTGTGGGGGAAGATTGGTTGGAAGAGTGCAGCCCCATGTGGGTACACTGGAGAAAGAAAGTGATGAAGTTCACCTATCAAAAGAAGAGGATTACTTTGCAAGGGGTTAAACCAGTGGTCACAAAGTGTGCAGCTGTAAACACTCGCAAACTGAAAGGATTGTTCAGAAGAGGAGCTATGACTCATTGTTTACAGCTCATTCATGAAGTTAAGCAGTGCCAGCTACAGGAGCCTGAACCATCAGTGTGTTCTCTGAATTCAGCTGATACAGCAGACACAGTGCCTGCTGTTAAGGAGATATTGCAGACTTTTTCTCACCTATTCAGTGGACCTTCCTCACTTCCTCCTGTCAGAAATTGTGATCACCACATTTCCTTAGTTCCTAGGGCTCAACCTATCAACACAAGAGCCTACAGATATGCTCCTCATCAGAAGACAGAAATTGAAAAGCAGTTAGCGGAGATGCTGAGAAATGGAACAATAAGACCCAGCTCTAGCCCATATTCTTCCCCAGTTCTGCTAGTCAGAAAGAAGGATGGATCGTGGCGATTTTGTGTGGACTATAGACAACTTAATAGCATCACCATTAAAAACAAGCACCCAATGCCAATTGTGGATGAGCTGATAGATGAGTTGGCTAGGGCTTAGTGGTTCTCCAAGTTGGATTTTAGAGCTGGATACCATCAAATCCGAATTTCTTCTGGGGATGAGCACAAGATGGCCTTCAGAACCCACAGTGGTCTATATGAATTCCTTGTGATGCCCTTTGGACTCACTAATGCCCCTGCTACTTTCCAAGGAGTGATGAACCAAATTTTTGAGCCTCTACTAAGGAAAGGTGTACtagtattcatggatgacatcttgatctactcTGCCACCTTAGATGACCATCTGC
This genomic interval from Panicum virgatum strain AP13 chromosome 8K, P.virgatum_v5, whole genome shotgun sequence contains the following:
- the LOC120645260 gene encoding momilactone A synthase-like, which gives rise to MASRSSQEVPAAARKLDGKVVVITGGASGIGACTARLFVKHGARVVVADIQDELGASLCAELGPENSSFVHCDVSDEADVAGAVDHAVARFGGLDVMFNNAGVVGPLGVGIRDATREELERMLAVNVVGPFLGTKHAARVMVPARRGSIISTSSMASAVAGAGPHAYTASKHAVVGLMRNAAAELGRHGIRVNCVAPAGVITPMATAAGMGGMDVKTLEALLEGAANLKGVGLKADDIAAAALFLASDDARYVSGQNLLVDGGSSVVNPSLGFFRD